The Klebsiella aerogenes KCTC 2190 region ATGCCCATCTCAAAAGCGACCTGGTAGAAGAAGGTATCCGCCGACTCTTCAATCGCTTTGGTCACATTCAACATACCATGTCCCGTTTTTAACCAGTCGCGATAGCGGCGCTGAGTACCCGGTAGCGTCCAGGTCGGCGCGCCGAAGAAGGTGGTATTTGGCGTAATCACCCCGGCGGAAAGGGCTGAGAGCGCCATATACGGCTTGACCGTGGAAGCCGGGGGATACAAGCCCTGAGTGACGCGGTTAATCAGCGGGCGATCCTGGTTATCGAGCAGCGATTTGTAAGCCTGGTAGCCAATCCCCTTAACGAAGGGGTTGGGGTCATAGCTGGGGCTGGAGACCATTGCCAGTACGCCGCCGTCGCGCGGGTCGACGGCCACGACCGCGGCGCGCTGGCCCTTCAGGACCGACTCGATGTACTGCTGCAAATGCAGGTCTAGCGTCAGATAGATATTTTTGCCGGCGACCGGCGGGACTTCTTTCAACAGGCGAACGACGCGACCGTGGTTGTCTACCTCGACTTCCTGATAACCGGTGGTGCCATGCAGCTCTTTCTCGTAATAGCCTTCAATCCCCTGTTTACCGATATTGCGATCGGCCGCGTAGTTTTCTGCTTCGCCGTTTTTCGCCAGCCGTTGTAAATCGTTATCGTTAATTTTCGAAACGTAACCGACAACGTGCGCCAGTTCCGCGCCATAGGGATAACTTCGCTGCTGGTAGCTCTCGACGGTGACGCCGGGAAAACGGAATTCGTTGACCGCGAATCGCGCCACTTCCACATCGGTAAGATCGGATTTCAGCGTCACTTCTTTATAGCGGCTATTGTGGTGCATATCGTCGCGGAAACTGGCGATATCATCCGCCGTCAGGTCGACAATCGGGCTTAACGCCTGCAGCAGCGCCGACATATCGGCAATCTTGCTGGGGATCACCTGCAGGCGATACAGGGTGATATTTTGTACCAGCGGAATACCGTTGCGGTCGAAAATCAGCCCCCGGCTTGGCGCGATCGGCAACATTTTAATGTCATTTTGATTGGAGCGGGTCTGATAAAAGTCGTGCTGCTCTACCTGGAGATGGTAGAGATTGAAAATCAACACCCCAAAGCAGACCACCACCAACAGGAAAGCAATAACGGCGCGGCGGATAAACAGCATCTCTTCTGCCGAGTGGTCGCGGATCTCATCTCTCAATAGGGCCATTGGCGGCAATTTACCTGCGTCACTGGAAAGCACAAAAACTAAAGGCGGGGAAGAATAGCTTTATTGACGCATTAGCCCTACTGAAAGGTTGCTAATGAACTGGCAGAAATGTATCAGTATGTTAGAACGTGAGTTGCCTTTCTCAACGAGAGAAAAGCATAAGAACGCGTTGTCAGGCGGTAACGATTATTTTCTGGCCTCAAAAGCGATCTTTACCGCCATTCCGGCAAGTACCGTCGCCATCAGCCAACGCTGAAAGTGTTGCCAGCCCGGTCGCCGCCCAAGAAACAGCGCCACCTGCCCGGCCAGCATAATAATAAGCCCGTTAACCGCCACGCTTATTAGCGCCTGGGTACAGCCTAGTATTAGGGACTGACTCAGCACGCTACCGAGTCCGGGGGTGATAAACTGCGGCAGCAAAGACAAATACAAGATAGCCACTTTAGGATTCGCCAGGCTGGTAAGAAAGCCCATCAGAAACAGCTTACGCCCGCTATCAGCCGGTAAGTCGCGCACCGCGAAAATCGGCCGCCCACCGGGTTTAATCGCCTGCCACGCTAAATAGAGTAAATAAGCCACTCCGCAAATTCGCAACGCGTCGTAGGCATAGGGTACGGCGAAAACCAGCGCGGTTATGCCAAAAGCCGCGCACAGCATATAAAAGAAAAACCCCACCGCAACGCCAGCAAGGGATATAAAGCCGGCGCGTTTTCCCTGGCAAATCGACCGTGAAGTGAGGTACATCATGTTGGGGCCAGGCGTTAACACCAACCCCAACGCCACCGCGGCAAAAGCCGATAATGAAGCTAATTCAGGCATAACTTATCTCCAGATAGGGGTAATGCCCAGGCGCGCGGCGTACTTGACCATGCTCCCCAACAGTATTCTGTCTTTAGCGCCAGTCACATGGTGTCTAAGTATTAGCTTATTCCCGTTCGGTCGACAACCATTTCGCCTTTCCCGGCCGTTTAGAAGGTGCAACTGCTCCTGATACGCCAGACGCGTATATAAAGTACAGTGCTAACGCCAAACACAGCACCGCTGCCAGGCGTTGTGGCGAAAAGGCAATAGCGCTATTTCCCAACCACCCGAAATTATCAATCAGCAAGCTCATCGCGAGTTGACCAAATATTACCGCCACCGTCGCCGTTGCCGTGCCGATTCGCTGTACTGCCAGCACCATGATGACAATATAGGGTACCCCGCAGAACGCGCCAAGCAGTTGCCACTTTGGTACATCCAGTAGCGTCATTGACTGCTGCGGAGCAAAGAAAACGATGAATAAACCGGTCACCAATGCGCCAATGGAAAAGGTCAAAAAGGCGCTACGCAATATTCCGACTTGCGCGCCAAGACGGCCATTCACCGCAGCCTGTACGCTTAGCAATGCGCCGCCAATCAGCGACAAAATAATCATCAACATATTCATATCAGCACCTCAATCAACGGCAATCAGCACTAATGCCGCCACAATGAACAACAGAGCAATAACCCGGCGGCGATCTATTTTTCGCCGCGGGCTACCAAACCAGCCAAAATGATCGATTAACAGACTCTTACATACTTGACCGGCGAGAACACCGGTAATCGTCATTGCGATACCGATCGTCGGAGTAACAATCGTTAATATCAGCACATAACCTGGCCCCAATAGACCACCGGTTAATTGCCAACCGGGGAGCGAAAAAAAAGAGGGACTTTGTCGCGGGCTAAAAAAAAGCATCAGTAAAAACGTTAATGCCGCGCCAATGGCGAAAATACTCATTGTTGCCCATAAATCACCGACCTGACCCGCCAGCGGCCCCAATAGACCTGCCTCTACGGACAGCCCCATTCCGCCGGCAATCACTAAAAAAATCAGCACACGCTGCATGTTAAATACTCTTCAGTTGTTAAGAGCGGAAGAGAATAGAACGGCGCGCTAATGCAAAAAATAGTATAGTTTTGCAAACACCTTTGCAGGATTTGCATTAATGGCCGACGTAGGTAACATCAATCTCCGCGCCCTCCAGCTGTTTATCGCCGTGTATGACAGCCATAGTTTTTCCGTTGTCGCGCGACGTGAAGGCGTGTCCCCTTCTCTGATTTCACGAGTCATCCAGCAACTTGAGGATGCGCTTGGCCAGCAGCTGTTCTACCGCAATACCCGTGCGGTCGTTCCAACGGAGGCCGGAAACCTGTTTGCTGACTATGCCCGCGGGATGACCGAGCAATTCGCTCACGCGCAACGCGAATTACAGGATCGCGCCCAACAACCTGGCGGACTCGTGCGCATCAACGCCCCGGTCTACTTTGGCCAACGGCATATCGCGCCATGGTTAGCGGGACTGGCCGATCGTTATCCCGAGCTGGAGTACGAATTAATCCTGACCGATGACTTTGTCGATCCTCATCGCCAGGCGACTGATATCATTTTTCGCATCAGCGCCCTGCCTGACGCCAGCTATCACGCAAAGGTTTTTGGCGCCCAGCGCTATTACCTCGCCGCAGCGCCTGGTTACCTTTCCCGTTTCGGCGCGCCGCAATCGCCTTCTGAGCTTAATCAACACCGCACGCTGGTGTATCGCGGTTCACAGGGTGCTAACCGTTGGCTTTTTCGCCAGAGGGAAGAAGAGTGGACCCATTACCCGCAAACACCGCGGCTAATCTCAAACAACGCCGATGCCCTTCTCACTTCAGCGATTGGCGGAATGGGCATTGTTTTGTTTCCGGACTGGATGGTGAGCGACGCGCTGGCGCAGGGAACATTAGTAGCGCTGATGAATGACTACAGCGTTGGCATTAACCATTTGCCCTCTTACATTGCCGCGATTTATCCGCATGCTCGTCATCCGTCGCTCAATGTACGCACCGTTATTGATTATTTTACCGACGTTTTCGGCACGCCGCTTTACTGGCAACGCTAATCCTTTCATCGCAGTAAAATTGTCATATCTCAAACAATTAGCGATCCGTTGCGGGTAACGCATCATAACGTTTCCTTTACCGCTGCGTTACGACTATGTTTAAAGGTGTGGTTTTGAATTTCGCCGAGTAAACACACTAACACACTGGTTTTAATTATGTTTGTTGAACGGTAAAAGCTATTAAATCCGTAGACTCATTCAAATATCGCTTATTGGTAGCAGTGTATATCGTAATGGCATTCACAAAAGCAAACGGAGCCTGATATGAGCACGTCAAATGATCCCACTAACAACCCATCCGCAGGGAAATGTCCTTTCCACGCCGGGACGCCGAAGCAAAGCGCCGGCAGCGGTACCGCCAACCGTGACTGGTGGCCCAACCAACTTCGTGTTGACCTGCTGAATCAGCACTCCAATCGTTCTAACCCATTGGGTGAAAACTTCAACTATCGGGAAGAGTTCAAAAAGCTCGACTACTCCGCATTGAAAGCCGACCTTCGCGCGCTGCTGACCGACTCTCAGGAGTGGTGGCCTGCCGATTGGGGCAGCTACATTGGCCTGTTTATTCGTATGGCGTGGCACGGCGCGGGGACTTACCGTACCGTCGATGGCCGCGGCGGCGCGGGTCGCGGTCAGCAGCGCTTCGCCCCGCTTAACTCCTGGCCGGATAACGTCAGCCTTGATAAAGCCCGTCGTCTGCTGTGGCCGGTGAAACAAAAATATGGTCAGAAAATCTCCTGGGCCGACCTGTATATGCTGGCGGGTAACGTGGCATTAGAAAACGCCGGCTTCCGTACCTTCGGTTTCGGCGCAGGGCGTGAAGACGTGTGGGAACCGGACCTCGATGTTGACTGGGGCGATGAAAAAGAGTGGCTGAAACATCGCCACCCGGAAAGCCTGGAAAAACAGGCGCTGGGCG contains the following coding sequences:
- a CDS encoding LysR family transcriptional regulator produces the protein MADVGNINLRALQLFIAVYDSHSFSVVARREGVSPSLISRVIQQLEDALGQQLFYRNTRAVVPTEAGNLFADYARGMTEQFAHAQRELQDRAQQPGGLVRINAPVYFGQRHIAPWLAGLADRYPELEYELILTDDFVDPHRQATDIIFRISALPDASYHAKVFGAQRYYLAAAPGYLSRFGAPQSPSELNQHRTLVYRGSQGANRWLFRQREEEWTHYPQTPRLISNNADALLTSAIGGMGIVLFPDWMVSDALAQGTLVALMNDYSVGINHLPSYIAAIYPHARHPSLNVRTVIDYFTDVFGTPLYWQR
- the mrdA gene encoding penicillin-binding protein 2 — translated: MALLRDEIRDHSAEEMLFIRRAVIAFLLVVVCFGVLIFNLYHLQVEQHDFYQTRSNQNDIKMLPIAPSRGLIFDRNGIPLVQNITLYRLQVIPSKIADMSALLQALSPIVDLTADDIASFRDDMHHNSRYKEVTLKSDLTDVEVARFAVNEFRFPGVTVESYQQRSYPYGAELAHVVGYVSKINDNDLQRLAKNGEAENYAADRNIGKQGIEGYYEKELHGTTGYQEVEVDNHGRVVRLLKEVPPVAGKNIYLTLDLHLQQYIESVLKGQRAAVVAVDPRDGGVLAMVSSPSYDPNPFVKGIGYQAYKSLLDNQDRPLINRVTQGLYPPASTVKPYMALSALSAGVITPNTTFFGAPTWTLPGTQRRYRDWLKTGHGMLNVTKAIEESADTFFYQVAFEMGIDRIHEWLSKFGYGQSTGIDLNEEYAGVLPSREWKQRVHKKPWYQGDTISVGIGQGYWIATPIQMVKALTTLINNGKVQNPHLLYSMKQGNKVERYQQPANLPQVGDPKSPYWGVVRNGMYGMANLPNGTGYKLFHTAPYQIAAKSGTSQVFSLKENQTYNAKMIPVRLRDHIFYTLFAPYQHPKVAMALILENGGGDGVVAGPTARAILDHIFDPANAPAADSAQSNVPQVESADAQ
- a CDS encoding DMT family transporter — translated: MNMLMIILSLIGGALLSVQAAVNGRLGAQVGILRSAFLTFSIGALVTGLFIVFFAPQQSMTLLDVPKWQLLGAFCGVPYIVIMVLAVQRIGTATATVAVIFGQLAMSLLIDNFGWLGNSAIAFSPQRLAAVLCLALALYFIYASGVSGAVAPSKRPGKAKWLSTERE
- a CDS encoding DMT family transporter yields the protein MQRVLIFLVIAGGMGLSVEAGLLGPLAGQVGDLWATMSIFAIGAALTFLLMLFFSPRQSPSFFSLPGWQLTGGLLGPGYVLILTIVTPTIGIAMTITGVLAGQVCKSLLIDHFGWFGSPRRKIDRRRVIALLFIVAALVLIAVD
- a CDS encoding LysE family translocator; this translates as MPELASLSAFAAVALGLVLTPGPNMMYLTSRSICQGKRAGFISLAGVAVGFFFYMLCAAFGITALVFAVPYAYDALRICGVAYLLYLAWQAIKPGGRPIFAVRDLPADSGRKLFLMGFLTSLANPKVAILYLSLLPQFITPGLGSVLSQSLILGCTQALISVAVNGLIIMLAGQVALFLGRRPGWQHFQRWLMATVLAGMAVKIAFEARK